The Streptomyces kanamyceticus genome window below encodes:
- the efeO gene encoding iron uptake system protein EfeO yields MRPARVSVVTAVATAAALTAVTGCTEKSDAKSGGANSVSVIATDDKCDVSKKELSAGHVELAIENKGSKVTEVYILFPDDRIVSERENIGPGTKQKLTAEVKAGSYEIACKPGMKGDGIRQKVTVTGGTKTAKRDPRLDKAVAEYRAYAQAQADETLPKTKTFTDAVRKGDLAAAKKAYAASRIGWERTEPVAESFGDIDPKVDVREDGLEEGQDLEKDWTGWHRLERALWKDKKIGAREKTLATQLDKDLLDWQKRVGKAVITPTSMANGAKELLDEVATGKVTGEEERYSHTDLVDFKANVEGAQKSYELLKAVAAENDPKLAKELDKQFAALSKLLEKHREGGADSYEFTSYDKVGKADRKELQDGVNALAEPLSKLAAAVATSK; encoded by the coding sequence GTGCGACCCGCCCGCGTCTCCGTCGTCACCGCCGTCGCCACGGCGGCGGCCCTGACCGCCGTCACCGGCTGCACGGAGAAGAGCGACGCCAAGAGCGGCGGGGCGAACAGCGTCAGCGTGATCGCCACCGACGACAAGTGCGACGTCTCCAAGAAGGAGCTCTCCGCCGGGCACGTCGAGCTGGCCATCGAGAACAAGGGCTCCAAGGTCACCGAGGTCTACATCCTCTTCCCCGACGACCGCATCGTCAGCGAGCGCGAGAACATCGGCCCCGGCACCAAGCAGAAGCTGACCGCCGAGGTGAAGGCCGGGTCGTACGAAATCGCCTGCAAGCCCGGCATGAAGGGCGACGGCATCCGGCAGAAGGTCACCGTCACGGGCGGCACCAAGACCGCCAAGCGCGACCCGCGCCTGGACAAGGCCGTCGCCGAGTACCGCGCCTACGCGCAGGCACAGGCCGACGAGACGCTGCCCAAGACGAAGACCTTCACCGACGCCGTGCGCAAGGGCGACCTGGCGGCGGCGAAGAAGGCGTACGCCGCATCGCGCATCGGCTGGGAGCGCACCGAGCCGGTCGCCGAGTCCTTCGGTGACATCGACCCGAAGGTCGACGTGCGCGAGGACGGCCTCGAAGAGGGTCAGGACCTGGAGAAGGACTGGACGGGCTGGCACCGTCTGGAGCGCGCGCTGTGGAAGGACAAGAAGATCGGCGCGCGCGAGAAGACGCTCGCCACGCAGCTCGACAAGGACCTCCTGGACTGGCAGAAGCGGGTCGGCAAGGCCGTGATCACGCCGACCTCCATGGCCAACGGCGCCAAGGAGCTCCTCGACGAGGTCGCCACCGGCAAGGTCACCGGCGAGGAGGAGCGCTACTCGCACACCGACCTGGTCGACTTCAAGGCCAACGTCGAGGGCGCCCAGAAGTCCTACGAGCTCCTCAAGGCCGTCGCCGCCGAGAACGACCCGAAGCTCGCCAAGGAGCTCGACAAGCAGTTCGCGGCCCTGAGCAAGCTCCTGGAGAAGCACCGCGAAGGCGGCGCGGACTCCTACGAGTTCACCTCGTACGACAAGGTCGGCAAGGCGGACCGCAAGGAACTGCAGGACGGCGTCAACGCGCTCGCGGAGCCGCTGTCGAAGCTGGCGGCCGCCGTCGCCACGTCCAAGTAG
- a CDS encoding heme ABC transporter ATP-binding protein, translating into MTGRLGRRLFAGRERALPGPSTPGDVLAEAEGLRVRLGGREVLRGVSLTARAGEVLALVGPNGAGKSTLLAALAADLPADEGVVRVCGRPTTQWPAAELALRRAVLPQSAALSFPFPVEDVVRMGRAPWAGTRLADDDDRVVRESMAATEVGDFAVRPFSALSGGERARVALARVLAQRTPLLLLDEPTAALDLRHQELVLRICRERAAAGDAVVVVLHDLGLAAAYADRVAVLRAGSVAAAGAPAEVFDQELLSEVYRQPVEVFPHPRTGAPVVTPLRGSDIPA; encoded by the coding sequence ATGACCGGGCGCCTTGGCAGGCGGCTCTTCGCCGGGCGCGAGCGCGCGCTGCCGGGGCCGAGCACACCGGGTGACGTGCTCGCAGAGGCCGAAGGCCTGCGCGTGCGGCTCGGCGGGCGCGAGGTGCTCCGCGGGGTCTCGCTCACCGCGCGGGCCGGTGAGGTGCTCGCCCTGGTCGGCCCCAACGGCGCGGGAAAGTCGACCCTGTTGGCCGCGCTCGCCGCCGACCTGCCCGCCGACGAAGGCGTCGTCCGGGTCTGCGGGAGACCCACCACCCAGTGGCCCGCCGCCGAACTCGCGCTGCGCCGAGCGGTGTTGCCGCAGTCGGCCGCGCTCTCCTTCCCCTTCCCCGTCGAGGACGTCGTCCGGATGGGCCGCGCGCCCTGGGCGGGGACGCGGCTCGCCGATGACGACGACCGGGTCGTGCGCGAGTCGATGGCGGCCACCGAGGTGGGCGACTTCGCCGTACGCCCCTTCTCCGCGCTCAGCGGCGGCGAGCGGGCCCGGGTGGCGCTTGCCCGGGTGCTCGCCCAGCGCACCCCGCTGCTGCTGCTCGACGAGCCGACCGCCGCGCTCGACCTGCGCCACCAGGAGCTGGTCCTGCGGATCTGCCGGGAGCGGGCGGCCGCGGGGGACGCGGTCGTGGTGGTCCTGCACGACCTGGGGCTCGCGGCGGCGTACGCGGACCGGGTCGCGGTGCTGCGCGCCGGGAGCGTCGCGGCGGCGGGCGCGCCCGCCGAGGTGTTCGACCAGGAGCTGCTCTCCGAGGTGTACCGGCAGCCGGTGGAGGTCTTCCCCCACCCGCGCACCGGCGCCCCCGTGGTCACCCCGCTCAGGGGCTCGGACATCCCCGCTTGA